The proteins below are encoded in one region of Hordeum vulgare subsp. vulgare chromosome 3H, MorexV3_pseudomolecules_assembly, whole genome shotgun sequence:
- the LOC123439880 gene encoding probable serine/threonine-protein kinase dyrk1: protein NNNNNNNNNDNNNNNNNNNIISRSNSNNNNNNNNNNNNNNNNNNHNNNYNNNYNNNNNNNNNNNNNNNNNNNNNTNNNSNNNSNNNNNSNNNSNNKQQQQQQQQQKQQQQQQQQQQQEQQQQQKQQQQQQQQQQKQQQQQQQQQQQQQQHQEQQQ, encoded by the exons aacaacaacaacaacaacaacaacaacgacaacaacaacaacaacaacaacaacaacatcatcagcagaagcaacagcaacaacaacaacaacaacaacaacaacaacaacaacaacaacaacaacaacaaccacaacaacaactacaacaacaactaca acaacaacaacaacaacaacaacaacaacaacaacaacaacaacaacaacaacaacaacaacaccaacaacaacagcaacaacaacagcaacaacaataacaacagcaacaacaacagcaacaaca aacaacaacaacaacaacaacaacaacaaaaacaacaacaacaacaacaacaacaacaacaacaagaacaacaacaacaacaaaaacaacaacaacaacaacagcaacaacaacaaaaacaacaacaacaacaacaacaacaacaacaacaacaacaacagcaccaggaacaacaacaa